From Diospyros lotus cultivar Yz01 chromosome 4, ASM1463336v1, whole genome shotgun sequence, a single genomic window includes:
- the LOC127799219 gene encoding mannan endo-1,4-beta-mannosidase 5-like: MAREVSRVGYNNLRSFSFAIVLLLLAPVYEARADDQTNYGGFVRTRGTHFVLNGSPFYFNGFNAYWMMHVAAQPSERSKVTQVLHDAAKAGLTVCRTWAFSDGGDEALQISPGVYDERLFKALDFVVAEARKYGIRLILSFVNNYNDFGGRAQYAQWGRNAGIQINSDDDFYTHSTLKQYYKNHVKRVITRFNTITRTVYRDDSTIMAWELMNEPRCQADYSGRTVNAWVQEMAGYVKSIDNKHLLEVGMEGFYGDSVPARKQFNPGYQVGTDFITNNLIKDIDFSTIHAYPDIWLSGKDDRTQMAFMRRWLESHWADSRKTLRKPMVVAEFGKSSKDPGYSIYARDSYMKAVYGTIDYLAKYGGTVGGSLVWQLMAPGMEPYHDGYEIILSENPSTDEVISRQSSQMAGMSRLMMVMTNA; the protein is encoded by the exons ATGGCCAGAGAAGTTAGCAGAGTTGGCTACAATAATTTGCGATCCTTTTCCTTTGCGATCGTCCTCCTTCTGCTCGCCCCCGTTTATGAAGCCAGGGCGGACGACCAAACAAATTATGGAGGATTTGTTAGAACTAGGGGAACCCATTTTGTGCTCAATGGGTCTCCATTTTACTTCAATGGCTTCAACGCCTACTGGATGATGCATGTTGCCGCTCAGCCCTCAGAGAGGAGTAAAGTAACACAAGTGTTGCATGATGCTGCCAAAGCTGGCCTCACTGTATGTCGGACTTGGGCTTTCAGTGATGGTGGTGATGAAGCATTGCAGATTTCACCTGGCGTTTATGATGAGCGTCTTTTTAAG gcacTTGACTTTGTGGTTGCTGAGGCACGAAAGTACGGGATTCGATTAATTTTGAGTTTCGTTAACAATTACAATGATTTTGGAGGACGAGCACAATATGCTCAGTGGGGTCGAAATGCAGGTATCCAGATTAATAGTGACGACGACTTTTACACGCATTCGACGCTGAAGCAATATTACAAGAATCACGTGAAG CGAGTTATAACCAGGTTCAACACCATAACAAGAACCGTTTACAGGGATGACTCAACTATCATGGCGTGGGAGCTCATGAACGAGCCTCGTTGCCAGGCCGATTACTCTGGAAGGACAGTTAAT GCTTGGGTTCAGGAGATGGCGGGTTATGTGAAATCCATTGACAACAAACACTTGCTAGAAGTAGGTATGGAAGGCTTCTATGGTGACTCCGTACCAGCGAGGAAGCAATTTAATCCTGGTTATCAAGTCGGCACCGATTTCATTACTAATAATCTGATCAAGGATATAGATTTTTCTACCATACATGCCTATCCAGACATATG GTTGTCAGGGAAGGATGATCGAACGCAAATGGCGTTCATGCGCAGATGGTTGGAAAGTCATTGGGCAGACTCAAGAAAAACGCTGAGAAAGCCAATGGTCGTAGCAGAGTTCGGCAAGTCTAGCAAAGATCCTGGGTACAGTATCTATGCAAGGGACTCGTACATGAAAGCTGTGTACGGCACTATCGACTACTTAGCCAAGTACGGAGGGACAGTCGGGGGGAGCCTGGTTTGGCAGCTCATGGCACCAGGAATGGAGCCATATCATGATGGCTATGAAATAATTCTATCGGAAAATCCATCCACCGATGAAGTCATTTCTAGGCAATCGAGTCAAATGGCCGGGATGTCGCGTTTGATGATGGTGATGACGAATGCATAA